A portion of the Mesobacillus sp. AQ2 genome contains these proteins:
- the spoIVB gene encoding SpoIVB peptidase has product MKKDFLRKFIGGILLVSLIALGFAKPVHEYLSIPGDITLFEGQKLDFQANAVQVTAPLNDSSITVDQKDQTVSIEAKRHGKDEMVLELAGFPVKKVDVNVLKDFKVRPGGQSIGVKLNTVGVLVVGHHQVQADEGKVSPGELAGIKKGDIITEINGQQIEKMADVGPFVKQAGADGKPLDVVIKRENEKIKTQLQPKKDVNENTYKLGLYIRDSAAGIGTMTFYHPQSKKYGALGHVISDMDTKKPIVVEDGQIVRSTVTSIEKGGKGNPGEKLARFSSDREVIGNIRRNSPFGIFGELNKDITNGVFDKPLPIALSHQVKEGPAKILTVVNNDEVNLFDIEIVSTIPQKFPATKGMVIKVTDPELLEKTGGIVQGMSGSPIIQDNKLVGAVTHVFVNDPTSGYGVHIEWMLNEAGIDIYEKPREQAS; this is encoded by the coding sequence TTGAAAAAAGATTTTCTCAGAAAATTTATTGGTGGAATTCTCCTTGTTTCATTAATTGCTTTAGGATTTGCAAAGCCAGTACACGAATATTTATCTATTCCAGGAGATATAACTTTATTCGAGGGGCAAAAGCTTGATTTCCAGGCGAATGCAGTTCAAGTAACGGCTCCCTTAAATGATTCCAGCATCACGGTTGACCAGAAGGATCAAACGGTTTCTATTGAGGCCAAAAGGCATGGAAAGGATGAAATGGTCCTCGAGCTGGCCGGTTTCCCGGTGAAAAAGGTCGATGTGAATGTCCTTAAGGATTTCAAGGTCAGGCCAGGCGGTCAATCAATAGGGGTAAAACTTAATACGGTTGGTGTCCTTGTGGTCGGACATCATCAGGTTCAGGCAGATGAAGGAAAGGTATCACCAGGAGAATTGGCTGGTATCAAAAAAGGCGACATCATCACAGAAATCAATGGACAGCAAATAGAAAAAATGGCAGATGTCGGCCCTTTTGTAAAACAAGCAGGAGCGGATGGAAAGCCATTGGATGTAGTCATTAAGCGGGAAAATGAAAAAATCAAAACCCAGCTGCAGCCTAAGAAGGATGTAAACGAGAACACGTATAAACTTGGTTTGTATATACGTGATTCGGCAGCGGGAATCGGGACGATGACTTTTTATCATCCTCAGTCAAAAAAATATGGAGCACTTGGACATGTCATTTCCGACATGGATACAAAAAAGCCGATTGTGGTTGAAGATGGACAAATCGTTAGATCGACAGTTACTTCCATCGAAAAAGGCGGAAAAGGCAATCCTGGTGAAAAGCTGGCACGCTTTTCATCTGACAGAGAAGTAATTGGAAATATCCGCAGGAACAGCCCTTTTGGGATCTTTGGTGAACTGAACAAGGATATTACGAATGGAGTATTTGATAAGCCATTGCCGATTGCCCTTTCTCATCAGGTGAAAGAAGGGCCGGCGAAAATCCTTACTGTTGTGAATAATGACGAAGTCAATCTTTTTGATATAGAGATTGTCAGCACCATCCCGCAAAAATTCCCGGCAACAAAGGGGATGGTTATCAAGGTAACGGATCCAGAGCTTCTGGAGAAAACAGGCGGGATTGTACAGGGAATGAGCGGCAGCCCGATCATTCAGGACAACAAGCTGGTAGGTGCTGTGACGCATGTGTTCGTAAATGACCCAACAAGCGGATACGGAGTCCATATTGAATGGATGCTGAATGAAGCCGGGATTGACATCTACGAAAAACCAAGAGAGCAGGCAAGTTAA
- the recN gene encoding DNA repair protein RecN, producing MLNELSIRNFAIIESLSISFNKGLTVLTGETGAGKSIIIDAVHLLVGGRGSAEFVRHGEDKAEIEGLFFIEGENHPCKSKAAEFGIEIEDGMIVLRRDIAASGKSVCRINGKLVTIAVLREVGSTLIDIHGQHEHQELMDETRHINLLDQFGSEEILPALQEYQQVYRSFEQTLKKLKSLSENEQQMAHRLDLIQFQHDEILSANLMMNEDEELLEERRKLANFERIFESIQTSYNALHGDQKGLDWIGMAMDNLQTAAELDPEYKTVAESVANSFYMLEDAARTIRNDLDSLEYDPQRLLEIDDRLNEINQLKRKYGKTIEEILEYASKIEEEIETLQNKEVHIGQMEKELASLKKDLRIEADNLTETRKKWAKKLTKLIHKELKELYMEKAVFELKIDSDLDVFHKNGADKVEFYISTNPGEPLKPLSKVASGGELSRIMLALKSIFSKHQGVTSIIFDEVDTGVSGRVAQSIAEKIYNVSTGSQVLCISHLPQVAAMADTHLYIAKVIKNGRTKTSVTPLSSSDKVKEIGRMISGVEITELTKQHAEELLQLAQNMKAVT from the coding sequence TTGTTAAATGAATTATCAATACGTAATTTCGCCATTATCGAATCTTTATCTATATCTTTCAATAAAGGACTGACTGTTCTGACTGGAGAAACCGGTGCCGGTAAATCCATTATCATTGATGCAGTCCACTTGCTTGTCGGCGGGAGAGGTTCAGCTGAATTTGTCCGGCACGGCGAGGATAAAGCAGAGATTGAAGGCCTGTTTTTTATTGAAGGCGAAAACCATCCCTGTAAGTCGAAAGCAGCAGAATTCGGCATTGAAATTGAGGATGGGATGATCGTTTTAAGGAGGGATATCGCAGCCAGTGGCAAAAGTGTTTGCAGAATCAATGGCAAACTTGTCACCATCGCTGTCTTGAGGGAAGTCGGCTCAACGCTGATTGACATCCATGGCCAGCACGAACATCAGGAACTGATGGATGAAACAAGGCATATCAATCTTCTTGACCAGTTTGGCTCAGAGGAAATCCTGCCTGCCCTCCAGGAATATCAACAGGTATACAGATCATTTGAACAAACACTCAAAAAACTTAAGAGCCTCAGTGAAAATGAGCAGCAAATGGCCCACAGGCTGGACCTGATCCAGTTCCAGCATGATGAAATCCTGTCAGCGAACCTGATGATGAACGAAGATGAGGAACTGCTCGAAGAACGGCGGAAGCTTGCCAATTTCGAACGGATTTTCGAAAGCATCCAGACAAGCTACAATGCGCTGCACGGCGATCAGAAAGGGCTGGATTGGATCGGGATGGCTATGGATAATCTGCAGACGGCTGCTGAATTGGATCCTGAATATAAAACTGTCGCAGAATCTGTTGCAAACAGCTTCTATATGCTCGAGGATGCTGCGAGAACGATCAGAAATGACCTCGATTCCCTTGAGTATGACCCTCAGCGTTTGCTGGAGATAGATGACAGATTGAATGAAATCAACCAGCTTAAGAGAAAATATGGGAAAACGATTGAAGAGATCCTTGAATATGCTTCAAAGATCGAAGAAGAAATCGAAACGCTTCAAAACAAGGAAGTCCATATCGGCCAGATGGAAAAGGAATTGGCATCTCTCAAAAAAGATTTGCGCATCGAAGCCGATAACTTAACCGAAACACGCAAAAAATGGGCCAAGAAACTGACGAAGCTGATTCATAAAGAATTAAAAGAGCTTTATATGGAAAAAGCCGTATTTGAACTAAAGATCGATTCAGACCTCGATGTTTTCCATAAAAATGGAGCAGACAAAGTTGAATTTTATATTTCAACAAATCCTGGAGAGCCATTGAAGCCATTGTCCAAGGTTGCTTCCGGCGGAGAATTGTCAAGAATCATGCTGGCTCTAAAAAGTATCTTCTCCAAACATCAGGGTGTTACATCCATTATTTTTGATGAAGTGGATACAGGAGTGAGCGGGAGGGTCGCACAATCGATCGCTGAAAAGATCTACAATGTGTCGACAGGTTCCCAGGTGCTTTGTATTTCTCACTTGCCTCAGGTAGCTGCTATGGCTGATACCCATCTATATATTGCAAAGGTCATAAAAAATGGGCGGACAAAAACTTCTGTGACTCCGCTATCCTCATCTGATAAGGTGAAGGAAATCGGGAGGATGATTTCCGGAGTGGAAATCACGGAGCTTACAAAACAGCATGCAGAAGAATTGCTGCAGCTGGCACAGAATATGAAGGCTGTCACATGA
- the argR gene encoding transcriptional regulator ArgR, producing the protein MNKGQRHIKIRELIASRDIETQDELVDRLKAAGFNVTQATVSRDIKELHLVKVPLIDGRYKYSLPADQRFNPLQKLKRSLMDAFIRIDQAGHLLVMKTLPGNANAIGALIDNLDWDDILGTICGDDTILIICRTPEDTEQVTNRFLDML; encoded by the coding sequence ATGAATAAAGGACAAAGACATATTAAAATCCGTGAGTTGATTGCGAGCAGGGATATCGAGACGCAGGATGAACTGGTCGACCGTTTGAAGGCGGCGGGTTTTAATGTTACACAGGCAACAGTTTCCCGTGATATTAAAGAGCTGCATCTTGTAAAGGTTCCTTTGATTGACGGAAGGTATAAATACAGCCTGCCAGCTGATCAGCGTTTCAACCCACTGCAAAAATTAAAAAGATCGCTGATGGATGCATTTATCCGGATCGACCAGGCTGGACATCTGTTAGTCATGAAAACATTGCCCGGCAATGCGAATGCGATTGGGGCGCTGATTGATAATCTTGATTGGGATGATATATTAGGTACGATTTGTGGAGACGATACCATCTTGATTATTTGCCGTACTCCAGAGGATACGGAGCAGGTCACAAATCGTTTTCTTGACATGCTGTAA
- a CDS encoding TlyA family RNA methyltransferase has protein sequence MKIKKERLDVLLVDRGLAETREKAKRTIMAGLVYTNENRLDKPGEKVNIDIPLMVKGNLLPYVSRGGLKLEKALKVFDLDVNGKKLLDIGASTGGFTDCALQNGAEMSYALDVGYNQLAWKLRQDERVVVMERTNFRYVKPEDLVKGMPDFASIDVSFISLRLILPVLKTLLVTGSDVVALVKPQFEAGREQVGKKGIVRDRKVHEQVLDRIISFSMEEGYDVMDLSFSPITGGDGNIEFLLHLRWNNPEDEKGKSMLRILPEAVVTNAHDELKSKQTSEEE, from the coding sequence ATGAAAATAAAAAAGGAACGTTTAGATGTTCTGCTAGTCGACCGCGGACTTGCTGAAACAAGGGAGAAAGCGAAACGGACAATCATGGCAGGACTCGTCTATACAAATGAAAACAGGCTTGACAAGCCAGGTGAAAAGGTTAATATCGATATTCCCTTGATGGTGAAAGGAAATCTCCTTCCGTATGTCAGCAGGGGCGGGCTGAAGCTTGAAAAGGCTTTGAAGGTTTTTGACCTTGATGTCAATGGAAAAAAACTACTCGATATCGGGGCTTCTACCGGCGGATTTACTGATTGTGCTCTTCAAAATGGTGCTGAAATGTCCTATGCGCTTGATGTTGGCTACAATCAGCTCGCCTGGAAGCTCCGCCAGGATGAAAGAGTCGTCGTGATGGAGCGTACGAATTTCCGTTACGTTAAACCAGAAGATCTTGTAAAAGGGATGCCGGATTTCGCAAGCATTGATGTTTCATTTATTTCACTTCGTCTCATCCTGCCAGTCCTTAAAACATTGCTGGTAACCGGGAGCGATGTTGTTGCCCTTGTTAAACCGCAGTTTGAGGCAGGAAGGGAACAGGTAGGTAAAAAAGGAATCGTCCGCGACAGGAAGGTCCACGAACAAGTCTTGGACAGGATTATTTCTTTTTCGATGGAAGAGGGCTATGATGTCATGGACTTAAGCTTCTCGCCAATCACCGGCGGCGACGGCAATATCGAATTCCTCCTCCATCTCAGGTGGAACAATCCAGAGGATGAGAAAGGCAAATCAATGTTAAGGATCCTGCCTGAGGCAGTTGTGACGAATGCGCATGATGAACTAAAATCAAAACAAACCAGTGAGGAAGAATAG
- the dxs gene encoding 1-deoxy-D-xylulose-5-phosphate synthase has translation MDLLSIKDPSFLKNLSKKELEELSREIRQFLIEKLSVTGGHIGPNLGVVELTIALHKCFDSPKDKFLWDVGHQSYVHKILTGRACQFDTLRQHKGLCGFPKMVESEHDVWETGHSSTSLSAAMGMAIARDLKGENSHIVPIIGDGALTGGMALEALNHIGHEKKKLIVILNDNEMSIAPNVGALHNVLGRLRTAGKYHWVKDELEYLLKKVPAIGGQLAATAERIKDSLKYLFVSGIFFEELGFTYLGPVDGHDYDALFENLAYAKKQEGPVLLHVITKKGKGYNPAENDKIGTWHGTGPYKMETGDFVKPEFSPPAWSKLVSETVRKIARTDERIVAVTPAMPVGSKLEGFASEFPDRMIDVGIAEQHAATFAAGLATQKMKPFLAIYSTFLQRAYDQVVHDICRQNLNVFIGIDRAGLVGADGETHQGVFDIAFLRHLPNIVLMMPKDENEGQHMVNTAIKYDDGPIAMRYPRGNGLGVPMDEKLKEIPIGSWEVLREGEDAAILTFGTTIPMAMEAADILEKQGVSIKVVNARFIKPLDEEMLTGILRENMPILTIEEAVLQGGFGSFVLETAHDLGYQHVEIDRMGIPDKFIEHGSVDKLLQEIGMTTEDVVLRMQKLARQKQKRA, from the coding sequence ATGGATCTTTTATCGATAAAAGACCCTTCCTTCTTGAAAAATCTTTCGAAAAAGGAATTGGAAGAGTTAAGCAGGGAGATTCGGCAGTTTTTGATAGAAAAATTATCGGTCACAGGCGGACATATTGGACCAAACCTTGGGGTTGTCGAATTAACGATTGCACTCCATAAATGCTTTGACAGCCCGAAGGATAAATTCCTCTGGGATGTTGGCCACCAGTCCTATGTCCATAAAATCCTGACAGGAAGAGCCTGTCAATTCGATACATTGCGGCAGCATAAAGGCCTCTGCGGATTTCCGAAAATGGTGGAAAGCGAGCATGATGTCTGGGAAACCGGCCATAGTTCAACCTCCTTATCAGCGGCGATGGGAATGGCAATCGCCCGTGATTTGAAGGGTGAAAACTCCCATATCGTACCGATCATCGGCGATGGTGCCCTTACAGGGGGAATGGCTTTAGAGGCGTTGAACCATATCGGCCATGAGAAAAAGAAGCTGATCGTAATTCTGAACGATAATGAAATGTCCATTGCGCCAAATGTAGGAGCCCTGCATAATGTGCTTGGACGTCTCCGGACCGCAGGTAAATACCACTGGGTAAAAGATGAACTCGAATACCTGCTGAAAAAAGTCCCGGCGATTGGCGGCCAGCTGGCAGCCACAGCCGAGCGGATCAAGGACAGCTTAAAATATCTCTTCGTTTCAGGCATCTTTTTCGAAGAGCTGGGTTTCACTTACCTTGGACCAGTCGATGGCCATGATTATGACGCTCTTTTCGAAAATCTTGCGTATGCAAAAAAGCAGGAAGGACCTGTATTGCTTCATGTCATCACGAAAAAAGGCAAGGGATACAATCCGGCCGAAAACGATAAAATCGGTACATGGCATGGAACCGGCCCTTATAAAATGGAAACGGGTGATTTTGTAAAACCTGAATTTTCACCGCCTGCCTGGAGCAAGCTTGTCAGTGAAACTGTGAGGAAAATCGCGCGTACGGATGAGCGGATCGTGGCAGTGACACCAGCGATGCCAGTTGGTTCAAAACTGGAGGGATTCGCAAGTGAGTTCCCGGACAGGATGATTGATGTCGGAATTGCTGAGCAGCATGCAGCGACTTTTGCCGCAGGTCTTGCGACACAAAAGATGAAGCCATTCCTGGCGATTTATTCAACCTTCCTGCAGCGTGCTTATGATCAGGTGGTTCATGACATCTGCCGCCAGAACCTGAATGTGTTCATTGGCATCGACCGTGCCGGACTTGTAGGAGCGGATGGTGAAACGCATCAGGGTGTATTCGATATAGCCTTTTTGAGGCATTTGCCGAATATCGTACTGATGATGCCTAAAGATGAAAATGAAGGCCAGCATATGGTAAACACTGCAATCAAGTATGATGATGGGCCGATTGCGATGCGTTATCCTAGAGGCAATGGTCTCGGTGTACCAATGGATGAGAAATTGAAAGAAATCCCGATTGGCAGCTGGGAAGTACTGCGCGAAGGAGAAGATGCAGCCATCCTAACATTCGGAACCACGATTCCAATGGCAATGGAAGCGGCAGATATCCTCGAAAAGCAAGGTGTATCCATCAAAGTTGTCAATGCACGCTTTATCAAGCCGCTTGATGAAGAAATGCTTACCGGGATACTGAGAGAAAACATGCCAATCCTGACCATCGAGGAAGCTGTCCTCCAGGGCGGATTCGGAAGTTTTGTGCTTGAAACGGCACACGACCTTGGCTATCAGCACGTCGAAATCGACAGGATGGGGATTCCGGACAAGTTCATCGAACATGGCAGCGTCGACAAGCTGCTTCAGGAAATTGGCATGACAACAGAAGATGTTGTCCTAAGAATGCAAAAGCTTGCAAGACAGAAACAAAAAAGGGCGTAA
- a CDS encoding polyprenyl synthetase family protein, with product MHPVSLESFTKKYKALLEERLRDAVGSLETPENLAKAMLYSLEAGGKRIRPLLVFAVIDAFGKDPIHGLDAAAAIEMVHTYSLIHDDLPSMDDDDLRRGKPTNHKVFGEATAILAGDALLTLSFRIIAEMPEGSASDKVKLALITRLSTAAGANGMVGGQVADMEGEHRKLTLEQMEYIHIHKTGKLLEYSIIAGAEIAGATAAQKEILAKFAYHIGLAFQIRDDILDLEGTEETIGKPVGSDTANEKSTYPALLGLDGAKQALQDHLHSAKDALESTGLQVGVLSQITDLIGLRNH from the coding sequence TTGCATCCTGTTTCACTAGAATCTTTTACAAAGAAATATAAGGCTCTTCTTGAGGAGCGGCTAAGGGATGCGGTTGGCTCCCTGGAGACTCCGGAAAACCTTGCAAAGGCCATGCTCTATTCTCTTGAAGCAGGCGGGAAGAGAATCCGTCCACTCCTGGTCTTTGCGGTGATTGACGCTTTTGGAAAAGACCCGATCCATGGACTTGATGCTGCTGCGGCAATTGAAATGGTCCATACTTATTCTTTGATCCATGATGATCTTCCTAGCATGGATGATGATGATCTAAGAAGAGGAAAGCCGACGAATCATAAAGTGTTCGGCGAAGCCACTGCCATTCTTGCAGGGGATGCATTATTGACGCTTAGCTTCAGAATAATCGCTGAAATGCCAGAGGGCTCAGCATCCGACAAAGTCAAGCTGGCATTGATCACCAGGTTATCAACTGCCGCGGGAGCCAATGGTATGGTTGGCGGACAAGTAGCGGATATGGAAGGGGAGCACAGGAAACTGACGCTCGAACAGATGGAATATATCCATATCCATAAAACAGGGAAATTGCTTGAGTACAGTATCATTGCCGGAGCAGAGATTGCAGGGGCAACCGCTGCACAAAAGGAAATACTGGCCAAGTTCGCTTATCATATTGGCCTTGCTTTCCAGATTCGTGACGATATCCTGGACCTTGAAGGAACAGAAGAGACGATTGGCAAACCCGTCGGCAGCGATACAGCGAACGAAAAAAGCACTTATCCAGCTTTGCTTGGATTGGATGGAGCCAAACAAGCCCTGCAGGATCACCTGCACAGTGCTAAGGATGCTCTGGAATCAACTGGACTTCAAGTGGGCGTCCTTTCACAAATTACCGATTTGATTGGATTAAGGAACCATTAG
- a CDS encoding exodeoxyribonuclease VII small subunit produces the protein MAEEKKLSFEQAMDQLESIVEKLEEGDVPLEEAISFYKEGMELSKLCHDKLKNVEEQLAQIITEDGRTESFSINEEE, from the coding sequence ATGGCTGAAGAAAAAAAACTGAGCTTTGAACAGGCGATGGACCAACTGGAAAGCATCGTTGAAAAATTGGAAGAGGGCGATGTGCCATTGGAGGAAGCCATCTCGTTTTATAAAGAAGGAATGGAATTATCCAAGCTTTGCCATGATAAGCTAAAGAATGTGGAAGAACAACTGGCCCAGATCATTACTGAAGATGGACGGACTGAGAGCTTCTCCATAAATGAGGAGGAATAG
- the xseA gene encoding exodeoxyribonuclease VII large subunit — MEQQRYLTVNALTKYIKRKFDADPHLQGVYLKGEISNFKRHSSGHMYFTLKDEKARILAVMFAGSARNMKFRPENGMKVLVRGDISVYEGSGQYQIYIKDMKTDGVGDLFVAYEQLKKKLEQEGLFSPKFKQPLPKYPKAVGIVTSPTGAAIRDILTTIKRRYPITKVLIFPALVQGDQGGPSIVKAIEKANERGDLDVLIIGRGGGSIEELWNFNEETVARAIFASRIPIISAVGHETDFTIADFVADMRAPTPTGAAELAVPHIQELIERVMNRETRLMRAMREKVFFQQERYQRLIRSYAFRYPRKLYEQKLEQVDKLTESLTRGAKKLYSSKHDSLIQLKRRLERSHPEELRKISADRHIRTTRALNRAMTAVVSEKRKEFNGILSTLEALSPLKIMDRGYSLAYTEDGSLIKTVNQVKPERKIFVKLSDGSIECVVTDIEESENNG; from the coding sequence ATGGAGCAACAGCGTTATCTTACCGTCAATGCGTTAACTAAATACATAAAACGAAAATTCGATGCTGATCCGCATTTGCAGGGTGTTTATCTTAAAGGGGAAATTTCCAACTTCAAAAGGCATTCCAGCGGACATATGTATTTTACACTCAAGGACGAGAAAGCCCGAATCCTTGCTGTCATGTTTGCTGGATCTGCCCGAAACATGAAGTTCAGGCCCGAGAATGGGATGAAGGTGCTTGTCAGAGGAGATATCTCTGTATATGAAGGCAGCGGCCAGTATCAGATATACATAAAGGATATGAAAACCGATGGAGTGGGCGATTTATTCGTTGCTTATGAGCAGCTCAAGAAAAAGCTTGAGCAAGAAGGTCTTTTTTCACCGAAATTTAAACAGCCTTTACCCAAATACCCAAAAGCTGTCGGGATTGTCACATCCCCAACAGGGGCGGCGATACGTGATATTTTGACGACGATCAAAAGAAGGTATCCGATAACCAAGGTACTGATCTTTCCAGCCCTCGTACAGGGTGACCAGGGCGGCCCTTCTATAGTGAAGGCGATCGAGAAGGCGAATGAGCGAGGAGATCTTGATGTTCTGATCATCGGACGCGGAGGCGGATCGATTGAAGAGTTGTGGAATTTCAATGAGGAAACCGTCGCAAGGGCGATTTTTGCCTCTCGAATACCGATCATTTCGGCAGTTGGACATGAAACAGATTTCACGATTGCGGATTTCGTTGCAGATATGAGAGCACCGACGCCAACAGGTGCGGCTGAACTGGCTGTCCCTCATATCCAGGAATTGATCGAGAGGGTAATGAACAGGGAAACCAGACTGATGAGGGCTATGCGGGAAAAGGTGTTCTTCCAGCAGGAGCGCTACCAGCGGCTGATCAGGTCTTACGCCTTCCGCTATCCGAGGAAATTGTATGAGCAAAAGCTTGAACAAGTGGACAAACTGACTGAATCACTTACCCGCGGAGCAAAGAAGTTATATTCCTCAAAACACGATTCGCTGATTCAATTGAAACGAAGATTGGAGCGCAGCCATCCAGAGGAATTGAGGAAAATCTCTGCGGATAGACATATAAGAACAACGCGGGCATTAAACAGAGCCATGACAGCTGTTGTTTCAGAAAAGCGAAAAGAGTTCAACGGTATCTTATCTACACTTGAAGCATTGAGTCCGCTGAAAATCATGGACCGTGGATATAGTCTGGCCTACACTGAGGATGGAAGTTTAATCAAGACTGTCAATCAGGTAAAGCCTGAACGAAAAATATTCGTAAAGCTTTCTGATGGAAGCATTGAATGCGTCGTCACAGATATTGAGGAGAGTGAAAACAATGGCTGA
- the folD gene encoding bifunctional methylenetetrahydrofolate dehydrogenase/methenyltetrahydrofolate cyclohydrolase FolD — translation MAAIIIDGKEIAKKKRLEIADQVQELKKQGITPGLAVILVGDNQASRTYVNSKQKTAKELGMHNVLIEYPVSITEQELLAKIDELNNDEAIHGILVQLPLPGHISEKKLIEAISPEKDVDGFHPINIGRMMTGQDAFLPCTPYGVMVMMEDIGIDLSGKHVVVVGRSNIVGKPAGQLFLNENATVTYCHSRTKDLKEHTKQADVIVAAVGNAGLITAEHIKPGAVVIDVGMNRNDAGKLCGDVAFEEVKETAGYITPVPGGVGPMTIAMLMYNTLKSAKNHMNRLQNSNL, via the coding sequence ATGGCTGCTATAATTATTGATGGGAAAGAAATTGCTAAAAAGAAAAGACTCGAAATTGCGGATCAGGTTCAGGAGCTAAAAAAGCAGGGTATCACCCCAGGCCTGGCTGTCATTCTTGTCGGAGATAATCAGGCTTCAAGAACCTATGTCAACAGTAAGCAAAAAACAGCTAAAGAACTGGGTATGCACAATGTGCTGATAGAGTATCCCGTATCGATTACTGAACAGGAGCTTTTGGCAAAAATCGATGAATTGAATAATGATGAGGCCATCCACGGCATTTTGGTACAGCTGCCTCTTCCAGGTCATATCAGTGAAAAGAAACTGATCGAAGCCATTTCCCCTGAAAAAGATGTCGATGGCTTCCATCCAATCAATATCGGCCGGATGATGACCGGCCAGGATGCTTTTTTGCCATGTACTCCATACGGCGTGATGGTGATGATGGAGGATATCGGAATCGACCTGTCCGGCAAGCATGTAGTAGTGGTTGGCAGGAGCAATATTGTTGGGAAGCCGGCAGGACAATTGTTTTTAAATGAAAATGCAACGGTTACATATTGCCATTCGAGAACCAAGGATTTGAAAGAACACACAAAGCAGGCGGATGTCATTGTAGCAGCTGTTGGAAATGCCGGATTGATTACAGCGGAACATATAAAGCCAGGAGCTGTGGTCATCGATGTGGGCATGAACCGGAATGATGCAGGCAAACTTTGCGGAGATGTCGCTTTTGAGGAAGTAAAAGAAACGGCCGGCTATATCACTCCAGTACCGGGCGGTGTCGGGCCAATGACCATTGCCATGCTGATGTACAATACCCTTAAGTCGGCAAAAAATCATATGAACAGACTTCAAAATTCAAATCTATAA
- the nusB gene encoding transcription antitermination factor NusB produces the protein MKRRTAREKALQALFQIDISKVEASDAIEHVLEEEAGDDYLNKLVYGTVEHQPEIDEEIKVYLEKWSLDRLAAVDRNLLRLAVYELKYCNEEVPMNVVLDEAIEIAKLYGDDQSSRFINGVLSKVKQSIS, from the coding sequence ATGAAAAGAAGAACAGCAAGAGAAAAGGCACTGCAAGCCTTATTCCAGATTGATATAAGCAAGGTGGAAGCATCGGATGCGATTGAGCATGTGCTCGAGGAAGAAGCCGGGGATGACTATCTGAACAAACTTGTGTATGGTACAGTGGAACATCAGCCGGAAATTGATGAGGAGATCAAGGTATATTTGGAAAAATGGTCCCTCGACCGTCTGGCAGCTGTAGACCGTAATCTGCTTCGCCTGGCCGTATACGAATTGAAATATTGCAATGAAGAGGTACCTATGAATGTCGTTCTTGATGAAGCGATTGAAATTGCTAAATTATATGGGGATGACCAATCAAGCCGGTTCATCAATGGTGTTCTGTCAAAAGTAAAACAAAGCATTTCCTGA
- a CDS encoding Asp23/Gls24 family envelope stress response protein, with protein sequence MSEQQHLLEMSHDENGLGKVEIAPEVIEVIASIAASEVEGVMQMRGSFAAGVVERLGKKNHGKGVKVELVEDGIKVDVYCVMKFGVSIPVVAQKIQDNIRQALLNMTALDATEVNIHVVGVQFENQKVEPEVEQEV encoded by the coding sequence ATGAGTGAACAGCAACATTTACTTGAAATGAGCCATGATGAAAACGGCTTGGGCAAAGTAGAAATTGCACCCGAAGTAATTGAAGTCATTGCAAGCATCGCTGCATCAGAAGTAGAAGGTGTCATGCAGATGCGCGGCAGCTTCGCAGCTGGTGTAGTCGAAAGACTTGGAAAGAAAAACCACGGCAAAGGTGTAAAAGTTGAGCTTGTAGAAGACGGAATCAAGGTTGACGTATATTGCGTCATGAAGTTTGGCGTATCAATTCCTGTGGTAGCACAGAAAATCCAGGATAACATCCGCCAGGCATTATTGAACATGACAGCACTTGATGCTACAGAAGTCAATATCCATGTAGTCGGCGTTCAGTTCGAAAACCAAAAAGTAGAACCAGAAGTCGAACAGGAAGTCTAA